A genomic region of Exiguobacterium oxidotolerans JCM 12280 contains the following coding sequences:
- a CDS encoding permease prefix domain 1-containing protein, protein MIDEYVNQLYRSADPDLPETKELKDETRQHLEETVSELISDGYAQQLAMKIAIERFGGEEQSQALIQELQLVQKLFAKRILRAGIVVLVLSLMFGFSGFIVRSTSAISESGIRHQLGEEWKATDSAPLKTVVEEEWMVTAARIYSTSTEGERLTLEQSYGKSVPAVFQPFMSSPLSGAPDEGWEVEFDEIDTVVIGLALALLGLSAAHVLFAIWIIIQRHRTDRLSRTTTVLSIVIPALSILLYFVTKKRP, encoded by the coding sequence GCCGGAAACGAAGGAACTGAAAGATGAAACGCGGCAACACCTGGAAGAAACCGTTTCTGAGTTGATATCAGATGGGTATGCGCAACAATTAGCGATGAAGATAGCGATCGAGCGCTTTGGTGGCGAAGAACAGTCGCAGGCGTTGATTCAAGAATTGCAACTGGTGCAGAAGCTATTCGCAAAACGGATTTTACGTGCCGGGATTGTTGTATTGGTGTTGAGCCTGATGTTTGGTTTCAGTGGTTTCATCGTCCGGAGTACATCGGCTATTTCGGAAAGCGGTATTCGACACCAACTAGGGGAAGAATGGAAGGCAACTGATTCCGCTCCGCTGAAGACAGTTGTCGAAGAAGAGTGGATGGTCACGGCAGCCCGGATATACAGTACGTCGACTGAAGGCGAGCGATTGACACTTGAACAAAGCTATGGAAAAAGCGTCCCCGCTGTTTTTCAACCGTTCATGTCATCACCTCTTAGCGGTGCACCGGACGAAGGGTGGGAAGTCGAATTTGATGAGATTGATACGGTCGTCATCGGTTTAGCCCTTGCATTACTCGGATTATCGGCGGCACATGTCTTGTTTGCAATCTGGATCATCATTCAGCGGCACCGGACGGATCGGCTATCGCGAACGACGACCGTCTTGTCGATCGTGATTCCTGCCCTCAGCATCTTGTTGTATTTCGTCACAAAAAAACGACCATAA
- a CDS encoding ABC transporter ATP-binding protein, translating to MITLTNVSKQYKGYELFHDLNASFETGKIYGITGINGSGKSVLFKMLCGFVFPDAGTIAVDGQILTGKHRFPKDFGILIERPGYIGQLDGFTNLKELARIQNKIDDAAIRRAMEQVGLAPNLAQKVKHYSLGMKQKLGIAQAIMENQQVLLLDEPFNALDAESVERIRAMLIQYKNDGRTIFLTSHHQQDIDLLCDEVYQIHDAKLKKVNQ from the coding sequence ATGATTACATTAACGAATGTCAGTAAACAATATAAAGGATATGAATTATTTCACGACCTGAACGCCTCGTTCGAAACGGGGAAGATTTACGGCATTACCGGTATCAACGGGTCCGGCAAATCGGTTTTATTCAAGATGCTGTGCGGGTTTGTCTTTCCTGACGCTGGAACGATTGCAGTCGACGGACAAATCTTGACGGGGAAACACCGTTTTCCGAAAGACTTCGGCATCTTGATCGAACGACCGGGTTACATCGGTCAACTGGACGGATTCACGAATTTAAAGGAACTCGCCCGGATTCAAAATAAAATTGATGATGCGGCAATCCGTCGGGCGATGGAACAAGTCGGACTGGCACCGAATTTGGCGCAAAAGGTTAAACATTATTCGCTCGGGATGAAACAAAAACTTGGAATCGCGCAAGCCATCATGGAAAACCAACAGGTCTTGTTACTCGATGAGCCGTTTAACGCACTCGATGCAGAAAGTGTCGAGCGAATTCGGGCAATGCTGATCCAGTATAAAAATGACGGTCGAACGATTTTCTTGACGAGCCATCATCAACAAGACATCGATTTGTTATGTGACGAAGTCTATCAGATACATGATGCAAAGTTGAAAAAAGTAAATCAATAA
- a CDS encoding nuclease-related domain-containing protein, protein MEKIIVSLIPLLVLIGGVMFGGFVVTLSSLYYLRRRSFERSTYKQVTQERFLKAVRDKGLWGEYLTTRQLEKIDGYGKFVINTYVPKARGKGLTEIDVTFIHESGIYVLESKNYSGWIFGKEADRQWTQMFKNRFKQKFYNPIKQNEQHLKSLQKFLSETVEADVFKSLIVFSERCELKKITVDSSHVHVIKRNELRRTINKLATVNRLTPAQVDNVYEELKQRSQVDQMIKDAHIESIKSFTS, encoded by the coding sequence GTGGAAAAAATCATTGTATCGTTAATTCCGTTGTTAGTCCTCATAGGTGGTGTCATGTTCGGTGGTTTCGTCGTGACGCTCTCAAGTCTGTATTACTTACGGCGCCGCTCATTTGAACGAAGTACATATAAGCAAGTAACACAAGAACGATTCCTCAAAGCGGTCCGTGACAAAGGGCTGTGGGGCGAGTATTTGACGACACGCCAACTAGAAAAGATCGACGGATACGGAAAGTTTGTCATCAATACATATGTACCAAAAGCACGGGGGAAAGGCCTGACGGAAATCGACGTCACGTTCATTCATGAGAGCGGGATTTACGTCCTCGAATCGAAAAACTACAGCGGCTGGATTTTCGGGAAAGAAGCGGACCGCCAGTGGACACAGATGTTCAAGAATCGGTTCAAGCAAAAATTCTACAACCCGATCAAACAAAATGAACAGCACCTGAAGAGTCTTCAAAAGTTTTTGTCTGAAACGGTTGAGGCAGATGTTTTTAAATCACTGATCGTCTTCAGTGAACGGTGCGAACTGAAGAAAATCACGGTCGATTCGAGCCATGTCCATGTCATCAAGCGGAATGAGTTACGCCGGACCATCAATAAACTGGCGACGGTTAATCGTTTGACACCAGCACAAGTCGATAACGTTTACGAGGAGCTCAAGCAACGGTCACAAGTCGATCAAATGATTAAAGACGCGCATATCGAATCGATAAAATCGTTTACGTCGTAA
- a CDS encoding M3 family metallopeptidase translates to MKDALSTLEASYTRLMKEDESNGLDIEAFLERHSKIIDTYEELITKKYIAFQRDTANQLYEEELDFVQTNIKPLLSKFKHEMDQKTLQYIGDKPDYTRLREKLKSKQNSYSESNTAVRLEEDQLVNQYLKITGGLTSPSNQNQDLSDLYSSLYDKNEDVRERAFRNIALAYGQIEQDVNLIFDRLINLRIKKAGEVGLNTFSEFAFTELGRTDYTPNNCREIAGAIKQHFLPIKEKLQREQENYLGKKHLSPWDSKVSPYSDITHVYGDSEDVLLKTVGDILRKIDPYFYTVFNALHRTGNVDLKPRANKAPGGFSEFLPASRESFIFMNMTGTFDDLVIFMHEIGHAIHHDLIKDIPFSEDKRITMEVSEFAAMSLELLSMEHWNLAVTDQFSLYQAKMEHFRLIVEFLPQTIIVDQFQDWVYHHPTHSHEERRKKFESLTDMYDTGVVDWGTVSAWKGQEWMSVIHIFETPFYYIEYAIAQIAALQLYMHYKKDPMETLERFKRALAMGSSRSVTEIYELAGVKFDFSEATLRPLTQFITSELEAIHPE, encoded by the coding sequence ATGAAAGATGCTTTGAGCACACTTGAAGCTAGTTATACAAGATTGATGAAAGAAGACGAGTCGAATGGTTTAGATATTGAAGCCTTTCTTGAGCGTCATTCAAAAATCATTGATACATACGAAGAGCTGATTACCAAAAAGTACATTGCTTTTCAACGAGATACTGCAAACCAACTGTATGAAGAAGAACTGGATTTTGTGCAAACTAACATAAAGCCGTTGTTATCGAAGTTTAAGCATGAAATGGATCAGAAGACCTTGCAGTATATCGGAGATAAACCGGACTACACCAGACTGCGAGAGAAACTGAAGAGCAAACAGAATAGTTATTCGGAATCTAATACAGCAGTCCGTCTAGAAGAAGATCAACTCGTAAATCAATACTTAAAAATTACAGGTGGATTAACTTCACCGTCCAATCAAAATCAGGATTTGAGCGACTTGTACAGTTCTTTATATGACAAAAACGAAGATGTTCGAGAGCGTGCATTTCGTAATATAGCACTTGCTTATGGTCAAATTGAACAAGACGTTAACCTGATTTTTGATCGACTCATTAACTTGCGGATCAAAAAAGCGGGAGAAGTAGGTTTAAATACGTTTTCTGAATTTGCATTTACTGAGCTCGGACGAACTGATTATACACCAAACAATTGTAGAGAAATTGCCGGAGCGATTAAACAGCACTTCCTACCGATTAAAGAGAAGCTGCAAAGAGAACAGGAAAATTACTTAGGAAAGAAACACCTTTCACCTTGGGATAGCAAAGTGTCACCTTACTCTGACATAACGCATGTTTACGGTGATTCAGAAGACGTATTACTAAAAACGGTTGGCGATATCTTAAGAAAAATTGATCCGTACTTTTACACCGTCTTCAACGCGTTACACCGTACAGGAAACGTTGATTTAAAACCTAGAGCGAATAAAGCACCGGGCGGATTTTCGGAATTTCTCCCGGCTTCTCGTGAATCGTTTATATTTATGAATATGACAGGGACGTTTGATGATCTTGTTATTTTCATGCATGAAATCGGTCACGCCATCCACCATGATTTAATCAAGGACATTCCGTTCAGTGAAGACAAGCGAATTACGATGGAAGTGTCAGAGTTTGCTGCGATGTCGTTAGAGTTGCTCTCAATGGAGCATTGGAATCTCGCAGTCACTGATCAGTTCTCGCTCTATCAAGCTAAAATGGAACACTTCAGATTAATCGTCGAATTTCTTCCTCAAACCATCATCGTTGATCAGTTTCAAGACTGGGTCTATCATCATCCTACTCACAGCCATGAAGAGCGAAGAAAAAAATTCGAGTCGCTCACCGACATGTATGATACGGGTGTCGTCGATTGGGGGACTGTATCAGCATGGAAAGGGCAAGAGTGGATGAGCGTCATCCATATTTTCGAAACGCCGTTTTATTATATCGAGTATGCGATTGCTCAAATTGCTGCGCTCCAGCTGTATATGCACTATAAAAAAGACCCGATGGAGACGCTAGAACGATTCAAACGGGCTTTGGCGATGGGCAGCAGTCGTTCCGTTACAGAAATTTATGAGCTTGCCGGTGTCAAATTTGATTTTTCTGAAGCGACGTTACGTCCTTTGACACAGTTCATTACGAGTGAATTAGAAGCAATTCATCCTGAATGA
- a CDS encoding VanZ family protein has product MLTFELPCFLMITICLLILSYRVRQGKISGRRFSYWMIFSVYLAGVVAVTLFPLPVQRSLIDDVIREQYGEQHNFIPFKLLFDTVVSGQGKVFLIQIMGNVLLFVPLGIFVLVLYPRMKRRNVILLGLLMSIGIESTQAITGLFIGYNYRSFDVDDLWLNVLGTMLGVLIISGFLKRIRSAQQKNRNIDDSRNVIDNSSS; this is encoded by the coding sequence ATGCTAACCTTTGAACTTCCTTGTTTTTTGATGATTACGATCTGTTTACTTATTCTTTCTTACCGCGTTAGACAAGGTAAAATTTCAGGACGACGCTTTAGTTACTGGATGATATTTTCCGTTTATCTTGCCGGCGTCGTGGCAGTTACGTTATTTCCATTACCCGTTCAACGAAGCTTGATTGATGATGTAATTCGTGAACAGTATGGGGAACAGCATAACTTCATTCCGTTCAAATTGCTGTTTGATACGGTAGTGTCAGGACAAGGCAAAGTTTTTTTGATCCAGATCATGGGAAATGTCCTTTTGTTTGTACCGTTAGGAATCTTTGTATTAGTTCTTTATCCGAGGATGAAGCGACGGAACGTCATCTTGCTTGGGTTGTTGATGAGTATAGGCATTGAATCGACACAAGCGATTACGGGTCTGTTCATCGGCTACAACTACCGAAGTTTTGACGTCGATGATTTGTGGTTGAACGTATTAGGGACGATGCTTGGTGTGCTAATCATATCTGGATTTTTGAAAAGGATCCGTTCCGCGCAACAGAAAAATAGAAACATCGACGATTCAAGAAATGTCATTGACAACTCCTCTTCCTGA
- a CDS encoding MarR family winged helix-turn-helix transcriptional regulator, giving the protein MKEVDWSLGMHLSRSYHSFKRAATKRMDVHGLTPEQFSVLSELHKQEGVSQKQLALVTERDQTTVGKILDKLVKKGFVMRTSDPRDRRAFILLTTKEGVRVLESLEPTLDALQAEAFQGLTKTEIEHFIRTLETIHKNVT; this is encoded by the coding sequence GTGAAGGAAGTCGATTGGTCGCTTGGAATGCACTTGTCGCGCAGCTATCACTCATTTAAACGGGCGGCGACGAAGCGGATGGACGTGCATGGTCTGACACCGGAACAATTCTCCGTTTTAAGTGAACTGCATAAGCAAGAGGGAGTGTCCCAGAAGCAGTTAGCGCTCGTGACGGAACGGGATCAAACAACCGTCGGGAAGATTCTTGATAAGCTTGTCAAAAAAGGTTTCGTCATGCGAACGTCTGACCCGAGAGATCGCCGTGCCTTCATTCTTTTGACAACAAAAGAAGGTGTCCGCGTCCTGGAATCCCTTGAACCGACGCTTGATGCGTTGCAAGCGGAAGCGTTTCAGGGTCTGACGAAAACGGAGATTGAACACTTCATTCGGACGCTTGAAACCATTCACAAAAATGTGACGTGA
- a CDS encoding ABC transporter permease, which produces MKTMKDVFAITQTKVGLMFALVVPVLFLVVWMTGYQGATERLDQLRVAVVADQGSADFYQQFKAESPFTVSQVNSTEAGLKQLDQGDVEMVLVADLTNEQHVTFHVNQANAEFANGILKQGAGQIVNQLNGDVPFTSDIIIEHRVSDFSTSMLPIILGFVIYIAVMTMGIQFNLVTQILQKHHQKWALFWSKQLLHGIVLVVVPLVMVTIAFLFSDSTASFLKIWGFQVLLTAACISVTQMNFAIFGPIAPLVNVALIPFQLMTAGNIVPPSMLAPFYQSLGQFLPVPNAVAGLTRLLYFDGDISKYAFNLVIILIVTLGVTLIVTAIRRDQAHIVEVKQAS; this is translated from the coding sequence ATGAAGACAATGAAAGACGTATTTGCAATCACACAAACGAAAGTCGGGCTGATGTTCGCCCTCGTCGTACCGGTTCTCTTCCTCGTCGTCTGGATGACAGGGTACCAAGGTGCGACGGAACGACTTGATCAATTACGCGTCGCGGTCGTGGCGGATCAAGGCTCAGCAGACTTCTATCAACAGTTCAAAGCTGAAAGTCCATTTACCGTCTCGCAAGTCAATTCAACAGAAGCCGGACTGAAGCAACTCGACCAGGGTGACGTCGAAATGGTCCTCGTCGCCGACTTGACGAATGAACAGCACGTGACGTTCCACGTCAACCAAGCCAATGCAGAGTTCGCCAATGGAATCCTGAAGCAAGGGGCAGGACAAATCGTCAATCAACTGAATGGAGATGTTCCATTCACATCCGATATTATCATCGAACATCGCGTGTCAGATTTCTCGACGTCGATGTTACCGATCATCCTCGGCTTCGTCATTTACATCGCGGTCATGACGATGGGGATTCAGTTTAATCTCGTGACACAAATTCTTCAGAAGCACCATCAAAAGTGGGCGCTCTTTTGGAGTAAACAACTGTTGCATGGCATCGTCCTCGTCGTCGTGCCACTTGTCATGGTGACGATTGCCTTCTTGTTCTCGGATAGTACAGCATCCTTTTTAAAAATCTGGGGATTTCAAGTCTTATTAACAGCAGCCTGTATCAGTGTCACGCAAATGAACTTTGCGATCTTTGGACCAATCGCACCGCTCGTCAACGTCGCGCTGATTCCGTTCCAGTTGATGACGGCAGGAAATATCGTGCCACCATCGATGCTCGCACCGTTCTATCAGTCGCTCGGTCAGTTTCTTCCCGTCCCGAATGCAGTCGCAGGACTGACACGATTACTTTACTTTGATGGAGATATCTCGAAGTATGCCTTTAACCTGGTAATCATTTTAATTGTGACGTTAGGCGTTACGTTGATCGTAACGGCGATCCGTCGCGATCAAGCACACATCGTTGAAGTGAAACAAGCGTCATGA
- a CDS encoding SDR family oxidoreductase, with amino-acid sequence MSKVFIIGANGKVGRHVAKQLSDSTHEVRVGLRSPDQFSDFEALGLTPVLLDLEQNMASIQDALGDSDVVIFTAGSGGHTGADKTMLIDLDGAAKSIAAAEQQNAKQFIMVSALNADSPETWSDSMKPYYVAKHYADRLLRDSKLNYTILRPGGLSDDAGTGAVTTDPSDADTKSIAREDVAAVIVASIGQESSYRQTITLLEGDTPIADVFA; translated from the coding sequence ATGAGTAAAGTATTCATTATCGGAGCGAACGGGAAAGTCGGACGGCACGTCGCCAAACAATTGAGTGACTCGACTCATGAAGTCCGCGTCGGTCTGCGGTCACCTGACCAGTTTTCTGACTTTGAAGCACTCGGACTGACTCCTGTCTTGCTTGATCTCGAGCAAAACATGGCATCGATCCAGGACGCACTCGGAGATAGCGACGTCGTCATCTTCACAGCGGGATCCGGCGGACACACCGGTGCCGACAAGACGATGTTGATTGACTTAGACGGTGCCGCTAAATCAATTGCGGCAGCAGAGCAACAAAACGCGAAACAATTCATCATGGTCAGTGCCTTGAACGCCGATTCGCCAGAGACTTGGTCTGACAGCATGAAACCGTATTATGTCGCAAAACACTACGCCGATCGCTTGTTACGTGACAGCAAACTCAACTATACGATTTTGCGTCCCGGCGGTTTATCGGACGACGCCGGCACAGGTGCCGTGACGACCGACCCGTCTGATGCGGATACAAAATCAATTGCCCGCGAAGATGTCGCAGCCGTCATCGTCGCTTCAATCGGTCAAGAATCGTCGTATCGGCAAACGATCACACTCCTTGAAGGCGACACACCAATCGCTGACGTATTTGCATAA